A part of Liolophura sinensis isolate JHLJ2023 chromosome 1, CUHK_Ljap_v2, whole genome shotgun sequence genomic DNA contains:
- the LOC135464136 gene encoding uncharacterized protein LOC135464136, giving the protein MKLELYGCILDPPYSPAFTEVRDPIQSDTTWELNKSPYYVMENIEIESGATLTIEAGVRVVFAQSVGGLVVKGIVNANGQLEKRILFTGYKMIYAYSSFGWRGLLVHDTGKLTLENVDMIQAAVGIEGPADGVRVRGCLFDMCPTGVRLSSGSIDDVTEVLFNTTITNGVVGLEVSTTSEKPHVVVGLCTISYQAAIAIIPRTNGCNFKGRKLTISNNERSPIFTNGLSEVRIELTASTIEDNSVTGLLLDSRGAQSSFFINITDTVFRRNAYGIFLKSYRQNNYGGWVLERNTFEDNKFSGIRMDLYGHNTPDEVMYIANNKFIRNGVTNDYSAMSIDGKYQIQGRFIVEDNTFTGNGRGLDFKMSHTLVSPSLQVAVRRNTFSGSSGSYAVYLDIADLEFSGNTIETSTKLGVRIKRVFSNRFYNNIFMNPAAKYDLETLALFGNNVLINATYNYWGTSDPNRARSRVRGFSVNILYAMIDIFPLYTDSALTSLYTGDVGMGFTLANGKAGGKLANDITIPAHSQITVTSSIWIPPGVTLTIERNCTLLFLDERGIFVEGTFVGNGEKSGIITFGNAVAGSWTGFYITGLHFSLKNSVINGATQPILAIINTTTTSTVNLTSVNIANANAGINAVVHTRLSLLVTDCTFDGNVRGILAQTRDNSRIEITVKSSSITNSMQAAIGISSFLSSPAELIIQLRDSSLQNNSMALSLQSTPRLNSSITIDNCDIYGSKSRSIDISGWIDSFALRNSRLLRNVAGFGVRLTFREKCSMASIQNNVFSLSTELYIGTDTTSSPFLCPLNIVGNSFQGHPTVPTRGISIASNQFSSVRIASNDFSDIMGICLESSIYASLSTYLAEENRFFRCLVAVDFYNDQSANCDIDFVRNTFIENKGSQVITLESNPYQPTNLEFNKNVLRNNSGETVLSLKLPNILAQYNIFENPVAKYNVRFNKTGFSSEVLDFSNNRWGTNVIAEVKKTVFDKDKDAALPQISVEPFGEEPTCTGVENCSSSGTCIGPDECICDFGRQKPTCAETTTSTSTSTVASKSTIATKTTTSTTTTTTTPPTTTRTPTTATTTTTPPTTTRKPTTTTITTTPPTTTRTPTTTTTTTTPPTTTHTPTTVATTPLPRGEIGGVMHGDMAIILSRSPYTVTSDILVSPSGSLTIEAGVELHFPQSTGLRSQGKITILGNTSHPVKFLPTIAGQRWTGVRFEQQTGDPLSMVQNLLMNSTQSGLTVNGVFVQLNNVTSDYSSDSGFTFAWGPNPAVSSMTGLRARNNTKSGIYFNLGAAQQSLEITDCELMYNEDNGLLVTNISDLSISRCVISKSKRGILVNKRPAGKLDITSTDMYDNSENCIRVDAWDGNNGEIEFNLKHSSVSNHNTSLIGPGGALLGSTVINIGVVNNAHNVWNIVNNTFTGNYWNSYLISVNNKYLPGKAFNLTMTSNRFVENFSPILQAILGSGFKNTIKFEDNHVSMSRAAVSTVYFDGPSPKDLNVRVSGNIFDDIAGYCVVEYRGSNAVFDVELSGNSFTNSQVFNTICVQAYGIVMDDNMFMNPVAQCEISVPAFTEDNVFSAKRCYWGSSNLNNITERMCAFEKDMRLARVEYFPYRLSDTSKDLLSPSTAQFDTDGAYGGKIDGVVAVSQSVVIRRSIYIEEGGSLTIQPGVTLQFPLNTGIYAKGILSVGSLDGEKARLVPESTTWRGVYFKRSSRDQANDLRLMDSQYWGSGRVEILRQGQYGTICSKDFDALDAIVACRSFGYSQLDDVEFVSSNKPGSGPIWLSGLQCLGTENSLLECPHDDVVNTTLCTHAEDVIVSCYGGVDRASSELNDFSRLQNVMINDTEQGLRIDSLKVHMSEVELSNTKSTGVVITAPYAQFDFGGSVIRDSLYDGVQIQSLGSRGVANVTVLNSGNNGIHIQSKFGLVKVANVNVSRSSAAGINIMFGYDSRVPQSVIVEHSIVENHHYDDGLKIKTQSNLGPSFVNVRGNTMNNNTFGSVDISIASPRHLPKSYYDDRSLSIVDNVFAHSGFVTVRAVNNVGVKVEDNEFKSGGDKFGCLLLISTELFEVQRDSDSWKEVRVAGNTFNSVSGKCVVELKSPASEIFSGEFVNNNILQCSSSDASLMLWSSMYNLTDNSFNNPNTSIEVKVNPMSFAPNSVIHAENNWWGTTDLSEISARVHDQADDPSLYRLIVQPFRNGAVFDCSGVKSCNNNGGCVEKDTCSCYSGWTGTECDQPDCSAVNFCFLQGDCVGANKCDCHTGWSGPACDTAVCAAVKNCSSQGTCVTPDICECDAGFKGPDCSESVFVTPAGEIGGLVTGDILLSLSGSPYKVISDIRVPVDGSLTMQAGVEVLFQAGLAMVVQGRLMIMGNATHPVKFLPEREGVKWGGVRFEQAAVVRRDVTSGGPLSQMQHLVLNDTEHGLFLSGMYVQLDHVTSDYSAGSGFTFAWGPSHNVSSMTGLRARNNTKSGIYYNLGNAKQSLKITDCELMYNEDNGLLVTNISDLSISRCVISKSKRGILVNKRPAGKLDITSTDMYDNSENCIRVDAWDGNNGEIEFNLKHSSVSNHNTSLIGPGGALLGSTVINIGVVNNAHNVWNIVNNTFTGNYWNSYLISVNNKYLPGKAFNLTMTSNRFVENFSPILQAILGSGFKNTIKFEDNHVSMSRAAVSTVYFDGPSPKDLKVRVSGNIFDDIAGYCVVEYRGSNAVFDVELSGNSFTNGQVSNTICVQAYGIVMDDNTFVNPIAQCEISVPAFTEDNVFSAKRCYWGSSDLNNITERMCAFEKDMRLARVEYFPYRLSDTSKDLLSPSTAQFDTDGAYGGKIDGVVAVSQSVVIRRSIYIEEGGSLTIQPGVTLQFPLNTGIYAKGILSVGSLDGEKARLVPESNAWRGVYFKRSSRDQANDLRLMDSQYWGSGRVEILRQGQYGTICSKDFDALDAIVACRSFGYSQLDDVEFFSSNKPGSGPIWLSGLQCLGTENSLLECPHDDVVNRTLCTHAEDVIVSCYGGVDRASSELNDFSRLQNVMINDTEHGLRIDSLKVHMSEVELSNTKSTGVVITAPYAQFDFGGSVIRDSLYDGVQIQSLGSRGVANVTVLNSGNNGIHIQSKFGLVKVVHVNISSSSSAGINIKYSYDHLVSQSVIVENSIVENHHNDDGLKIKTQSNLGPSFVNVRGNTMKNNTVGSLSVEVIAPQRLQRPLNENRSVSIVDNVFEHGGPVAVWAVNNVSVEVENNEFKAGGDQSDCLLLVRAELSETQASTDKWRKVHVDGNIFNSVSGECVVELRSSPSEIFSGEFTHNNITQSYSSLATVRIKSGKYRLNDNNFDNPRSRLEAYVEVEHPGGSLVGSINAENNWWGTTVLSEIYARVYDREEDPDVYSLDVQPFQGHMIFDCSKVNSCSGRGDCIGQNTCGCHSGWAGPKCGEYDCADVSMCQGHGDCSGPNKCDCFSGWFGTTCETPICSSVNNCSSQGTCISPNSCRCDSGFQGANCTDVVPPTTISDQSVPSQNPTTGDSISKCERAVFNPVLILASCLLLIFLK; this is encoded by the exons ATGAAACTGGAACTCTACGGCTGCATTCTAGACCCTCCCTATTCCCCAGCCTTTACAGAGGTTAGGGATCCCATACAG TCCGACACTACCTGGGAATTAAACAAGAGCCCGTATTATGTCATGGAAAACATTGAGATTGAAAGTGGTGCCACACTGACCATAGAGGCTGGTGTGCGCGTTGTTTTTGCGCAGTCCGTTGGTGGTTTGGTAGTGAAAG GTATTGTGAATGCGAATGGGCAGCTAGAGAAAAGAATCCTGTTTACTGGGTATAAAATGATTTACGCATACTCATCATTTGGTTGGCGTGGCTTGCTCGTCCATGACACCGGAA AACTTACCCTGGAGAATGTTGACATGATACAAGCCGCTGTGGGTATTGAAGGTCCGGCAGATGGCGTCCGTGTTCGTGGTTGTCTATTTGACATGTGCCCCACTGGCGTAAGGTTGTCGTCAGGAAGTATTGATGATGTCACGGAAGTTCTGTTTAACACTACCATTACCAATGGTGTAGTTGGCCTAGAGGTTTCTACCACTTCAGAAAAACCTCACGTTGTCGTTGGACTTTGCACAATAAGTTACCAGGCAGCTATCGCAATTATCCCAAGAACAAATGGATGTAATTTCAAGGGAAGGAAATTAACAATCTCAAACAATGAAAGGAGTCCAATTTTTACTAATGGCTTATCTGAGGTGAGAATTGAATTAACGGCATCAACCATAGAAGATAATAGCGTAACGGGCTTGCTGCTTGATTCCCGAGGTGCACAGAGTTCTTTTTTCATCAACATAACAGATACTGTTTTTAGGCGCAACGCTTACGgtatttttttaaagtcttatcgCCAGAATAACTATGGAGGATGGGTATTAGAAAGAAACACATTTGAAGATAACAAGTTTTCAGGCATTCGCATGGATTTGTACGGCCATAACACACCAGACGAAGTCATGTACATCGCTAACAACAAGTTCATTCGAAATGGAGTCACCAATGATTACAGTGCTATGTCGATCGACGGTAAATATCAGATTCAAGGCAGGTTTATAGTAGAGGACAACACTTTCACTGGAAACGGTAGAGGTCTTGACTTTAAAATGAGTCATACACTAGTGTCTCCAAGCTTGCAGGTCGCTGTTAGACGAAACACGTTCTCTGGGTCGTCTGGTTCCTACGCGGTGTACCTAGATATTGCTGATCTAGAGTTCAGTGGAAACACGATCGAAACCTCTACGAAACTGGGCGTTCGAATTAAACGAGTGTTTTCGAATAGGTTttacaacaatatttttatGAATCCTGCTGCAAAGTATGATCTGGAAACTCTTGCCCTATTTGGGAATAACGTTTTAATCAATGCTACCTACAACTACTGGGGTACTTCGGACCCGAATCGCGCAAGGTCTCGTGTAAGGGGATTCTCGGTAAACATTCTCTACGCCATGATTGACATTTTCCCTCTTTATACCGACTCCGCTCTTACCAGTCTCTATACTGGTGATGTTGGAATGGGATTCACATTAGCCAATGGGAAAGCCGGAGGCAAACTAGCAAATGACATCACGATACCTGCACACAGTCAAATCACAGTGACTTCTTCGATATGGATTCCCCCTGGAGTAACACTGACAATTGAGAGGAACTGCACCTTGCTATTTCTGGATGAGCGTGGCATTTTTGTGGAAG GAACCTTCGTAGGAAACGGTGAGAAGTCGGGCATCATCACGTTTGGTAATGCTGTTGCCGGTAGCTGGACAGGATTTTACATAACAGGATTGC ATTTTTCGCTCAaaaacagtgtgataaatggCGCAACTCAACCCATTCTGGCGATAATAAATACAACCACAACGTCAACAGTAAACCTAACCAGTGTTAATATAGCCAATGCTAATGCGGGAATCAATGCTGTCGTTCATACACGATTATCACTGCTTGTGACAGACTGCACCTTTGACGGCAACGTTCGCGGAATTCTAGCGCAAACACGGGATAATTCGCGAATAGAGATCACGGTGAAATCTTCCAGTATAACTAACAGCATGCAAGCTGCCATCGGTATATCATCTTTCCTCTCATCGCCAGCTGAACTGATTATTCAACTGAGAGATTCTAGCTTACAAAACAATTCCATGGCCTTGTCATTACAAAGCACCCCAAGGTTGAATTCTAGCATAACCATCGATAATTGCGACATATATGGAAGTAAAAGTCGCTCGATCGACATCTCGGGTTGGATAGACAGCTTTGCTCTCCGCAATAGCCGACTGTTAAGAAACGTTGCCGGATTTGGAGTTAGGCTCACTTTCAGGGAAAAATGCAGCATGGCATCCATTCAAAACAATGTCTTTTCACTGTCGACCGAGCTATACATCGGTACAGATACCACTTCCTCTCCGTTTCTATGTCCTCTTAACATTGTCGGAAATTCTTTCCAAGGACATCCAACTGTTCCTACCAGAGGTATTTCAATTGCTTCTAACCAGTTCTCATCTGTGCGGATTGCAAGTAACGACTTCAGCGATATCATGGGTATCTGTCTTGAAAGCTCTATTTACGCAAGTCTATCAACATACCTCGCTGAAGAGAATAGGTTCTTTAGGTGTTTAGTAGCTGTTGACTTCTATAACGATCAATCGGCAAACTGCGACATCGATTTTGTACGGAATACATTTATTGAAAACAAGGGCAGCCAGGTGATCACTTTAGAATCGAACCCATATCAACCTACAAATCTCGAATTTAATAAAAACGTTTTGAGGAACAATAGTGGTGAAACTGTACTAAGCTTGAAACTCCCCAATATACTTGCACAGTACAATATTTTTGAGAACCCAGTTGCAAAGTATAATGTTAGATTTAACAAGACTGGATTTTCCTCCGAAGTGTTGGATTTCTCAAACAATCGCTGGGGAACAAATGTTATTGCTGAAGTCAAGAAAACAGTGTTTGATAAAGATAAAGATGCTGCATTACCGCAAATTAGTGTCGAACCATTTGGAGAAGAGCCAACTTGTACGGGCGTGGAAAACTGCTCATCCAGTGGAACGTGCATTGGACCAGACGAATGCATATGCGACTTTGGCCGCCAGAAACCCACCTGCGCAGAAACTACCACCTCGACGTCGACTTCAACTGTTGCATCTAAATCAACAATAGCAACGAAAACCACAACTTCGActacaacgacaacaacaactccTCCAACTACTACACGTACACCAACGACAGccactacaacaacaactcctCCAACTACTACACGTAAACCAACGACAACAACTATAACAACAACTCCTCCAACTACTACACGTACACCAAcgacaacaactacaacaacaactcctCCAACTACCACACATACACCAACGACAGTCGCTACAACTCCTCTTCCCCGAGGAGAAATAGGAGGTGTTATGCATGGGGACATGGCTATCATCTTATCACGCAGTCCCTACACTGTTACGTCCGACATACTGGTATCGCCAAGTGGCAGTTTGACAATAGAAGCTGGAGTGGAACTTCATTTTCCACAAAGCACTGGACTGCGGTCACAAG gTAAAATTACTATTTTGGGAAACACCAGTCATCCGGTGAAATTCCTGCCAACGATTGCCGGGCAAAGGTGGACCGGAGTGCGATTTGAACAGCAAACGG GAGATCCCTTGTCCATGGTGCAAAACCTGTTGATGAATAGCACACAGAGTGGATTGACAGTGAACGGAGTGTTCGTACAGCTGAACAATGTCACCTCGGATTATTCAAGTGATTCGGGTTTTACATTTGCTTGGGGACCCAACCCAGCTGTATCCTCAATGACCGGACTTCGAGCAAGAAACAACACCAAATCTGGTATTTACTTCAATCTCGGCGCTGCACAACAGTCATTGGAAATTACAGACTGTGAACTGATGTACAATGAAGACAACGGCTTACTAGTCACCAATATCTCGGACTTGAGTATTTCCAGGTGTGTTATCTCTAAATCGAAACGAGGAATTTTAGTCAATAAACGACCAGCCGGCAAATTAGACATTACTAGCACTGATATGTACGACAATTCAGAAAATTGCATTCGAGTAGATGCATGGGATGGAAACAATGGCgaaattgaatttaacctgaaACACAGCTCAGTCAGCAATCATAATACGTCATTGATAGGACCAGGGGGAGCACTACTCGGCTCCACGGTGATAAACATCGGCGTCGTTAATAACGCACATAACGTATGGAACATTGTAAATAACACATTCACGGGAAACTATTGGAACAGCTACCTTATCAGCGTGAACAACAAATACCTGCCAGGAAAAGCGTTCAACTTGACGATGACGTCCAACAGATTTGTGGAAAACTTCTCCCCTATCTTGCAGGCGATATTAGGATCAGGTTTCAAAAACACCATCAAGTTCGAAGATAACCATGTGTCCATGTCAAGAGCTGCCGTGTCTACTGTCTATTTTGATGGACCCAGTCCTAAAGACCTTAACGTGAGAGTGAGCGGTAACATATTTGACGATATTGCGGGGTATTGTGTAGTAGAGTACAGAGGAAGCAATGCTGTGTTCGATGTTGAGCTTTCCGGCAATTCCTTTACTAACAGCCAGGTTTTCAACACTATTTGTGTTCAGGCGTATGGCATTGTCATGGACGACAACATGTTTATGAACCCAGTTGCTCAGTGCGAGATCTCTGTACCTGCATTTACAGAAGACAATGTTTTCAGTGCGAAACGGTGCTACTGGGGTTCTTCCAATCTGAATAACATAACGGAAAGAATGTGTGCATTTGAAAAGGACATGAGATTGGCAAGAGTAGAATACTTCCCATACCGTTTGTCAGACACGTCAAAAGACCTGCTGTCCCCTTCTACTGCCCAGTTCGACACTGACGGTGCCTACGGAGGAAAGATAGATGGAGTAGTCGCTGTCTCACAGTCTGTTGTCATTCGAAGATCCATATacattga GGAAGGCGGGTCTTTAACAATTCAACCTGGTGTGACCCTTCAGTTTCCACTCAACACAGGAATCTACGCCAAAG GAATTCTCAGCGTCGGCAGCCTTGATGGAGAAAAGGCAAGACTTGTTCCCGAATCTACGACTTGGCGCGGAGTTTACTTCAAACGTT CATCACGTGACCAGGCTAATGACCTCCGTCTAATGGATTCCCAGTATTGGGGAAGCGGACGCGTAGAGATTCTCCGTCAAGGACAATATGGGACTATATGCTCAAAGGACTTTGATGCACTTGATGCGATAGTCGCGTGTAGATCGTTTGGATACAG TCAACTGGATGATGTGGAATTTGTTTCTTCGAACAAGCCGGGCTCTGGACCGATCTGGCTCTCCGGCCTGCAGTGCCTAGGAACCGAGAACTCTTTACTTGAATGTCCGCACGACGATGTTGTTAACACGACGTTGTGTACCCACGCTGAAGATGTGATTGTTTCGTGTTATGGGGGTGTTGACAGAGCATCCAGTGAACTTAACGACT TTTCTCGGCTGCAGAATGTGATGATAAACGACACTGAACAAGGACTAAGAATAGATTCCCTGAAAGTCCACATGTCCGAAGTGGAACTTTCCAATACCAAAAGTACAGGAGTCGTAATCACCGCTCCCTACGCCCAGTTTGACTTTGGAGGGTCGGTCATCAGGGACTCGTTATACGatggagttcaaatccaatctTTGGGAAGCAGAGGTGTTGCTAACGTAACTGTGCTTAATAGTGGAAACAACGGAATTCATATTCAGTCAAAGTTCGGACTTGTGAAGGTAGCTAATGTCAATGTCTCGAGAAGTTCAGCGGCGGGAATAAATATCATGTTTGGTTATGATTCCCGGGTTCCTCAAAGTGTCATTGTTGAACATTCGATCGTGGAAAATCATCACTACGACGATGGACTAAAAATTAAAACCCAGAGTAACCTGGGTCCATCATTCGTAAACGTTCGGGGCAATACAATGAACAATAATACGTTTGGCTCAGTGGATATTTCTATCGCCTCGCCAAGGCATCTGCCAAAATCTTATTATGATGACAGATCTTTGTCGATTGTAGACAACGTTTTTGCCCACAGTGGATTTGTGACTGTTAGGGCTGTGAATAACGTGGGTGTGAAGGTAGAAGATAACGAGTTCAAGTCAGGCGGTGACAAATTTGGTTGCCTGCTGCTCATCTCCACTGAATTATTCGAGGTCCAGAGGGATTCTGACTCGTGGAAGGAAGTTCGTGTTGCTGGTAATACGTTTAATTCTGTGTCAGGTAAATGTGTTGTGGAACTGAAATCTCCTGCATCGGAAATATTTTCTGGGGAGTTTGTCAACAATAACATTTTACAATGCTCTTCCAGTGACGCCAGTTTGATGCTATGGTCTTCGATGTACAATCTGACAGATAACTCCTTCAACAACCCAAACACAAGCATAGAAGTTAAAGTAAATCCTATGAGTTTTGCCCCAAACTCCGTTATACACGCAGAGAACAACTGGTGGGGTACTACAGATTTGTCTGAAATATCCGCACGCGTCCACGATCAGGCAGATGACCCATCCCTGTACAGGCTCATTGTGCAACCCTTTAGAAATGGCGCGGTCTTTGACTGCTCCGGCGTCAAATCTTGCAACAACAACGGAGGTTGCGTCGAGAAAGACACTTGCAGCTGTTACTCTGGTTGGACTGGCACTGAGTGCGACCAGCCGGACTGTTCGGCCgtaaatttctgttttctgcaGGGTGACTGTGTCGGTGCCAATAAATGTGACTGTCACACCGGATGGTCTGGGCCGGCTTGTGACACGGCAGTCTGTGCTGCGGTAAAGAATTGCTCGTCTCAAGGAACATGCGTCACTCCAGACATATGCGAATGTGATGCTGGCTTCAAAGGCCCCGATTGCTCTGAATCCGTGTTTGTCACGCCAGCCGGAGAAATAGGTGGACTGGTTACTGGAGATATACTGCTCAGTTTATCCGGCAGTCCCTACAAGGTCATATCAGACATCAGGGTCCCGGTAGATGGCAGTCTGACTATGCAAGCTGGAGTGGAGGTGCTATTCCAAGCAGGATTAGCTATGGTGGTTCAAG GAAGACTAATGATAATGGGTAATGCCACTCATCCAGTGAAGTTCTTGCCAGAACGAGAGGGCGTGAAGTGGGGAGGAGTGAGGTTTGAGCAGGCAGCTG TGGTCCGAAGGGATGTTACGTCGGGAGGTCCTCTATCTCAAATGCAGCACCTTGTGCTAAACGACACGGAACATGGGCTATTCTTAAGcggtatgtatgtacagttggACCACGTCACCTCAGACTACTCCGCAGGGTCTGGCTTTACATTCGCTTGGGGACCCAGTCATAATGTATCCTCAATGACTGGACTACGAGCAAGAAACAACACCAAATCTGGTATTTACTACAACCTGGGCAATGCGAAACAGTCGTTGAAAATTACAGACTGTGAACTGATGTACAATGAAGACAACGGCTTACTAGTCACCAATATCTCGGACTTGAGTATTTCCAGGTGTGTTATCTCTAAATCGAAACGAGGAATTTTAGTCAATAAACGACCAGCCGGCAAATTAGACATTACTAGCACTGATATGTACGACAATTCAGAAAATTGCATTCGAGTAGATGCATGGGATGGAAACAATGGCgaaattgaatttaacctgaaACACAGCTCAGTCAGCAATCATAATACGTCATTGATAGGACCAGGGGGAGCACTACTCGGCTCCACGGTGATAAACATCGGCGTCGTTAATAACGCACATAACGTATGGAACATTGTAAATAACACATTCACGGGAAACTATTGGAACAGCTACCTTATCAGCGTGAACAACAAATACCTGCCAGGAAAAGCGTTCAACTTGACGATGACGTCCAACAGATTTGTGGAAAACTTCTCCCCTATCTTGCAGGCGATATTAGGATCAGGTTTCAAAAACACCATCAAGTTCGAAGATAACCATGTGTCCATGTCAAGAGCTGCCGTGTCTACAGTCTATTTTGATGGACCCAGTCCTAAAGACCTTAAAGTGAGAGTGAGCGGTAACATATTTGACGATATTGCGGGGTATTGTGTAGTAGAGTACAGAGGAAGCAATGCTGTGTTCGATGTTGAGCTTTCCGGCAATTCCTTTACTAACGGCCAGGTTTCCAACACTATTTGTGTTCAGGCGTATGGCATTGTCATGGACGACAACACGTTTGTCAACCCAATTGCCCAGTGCGAGATCTCTGTACCTGCATTTACAGAAGACAATGTTTTCAGTGCGAAACGGTGCTACTGGGGTTCTTCCGATTTGAATAACATAACGGAAAGAATGTGTGCATTTGAAAAGGACATGAGATTGGCAAGAGTAGAATACTTCCCATACCGTTTGTCAGACACGTCAAAAGACCTGCTGTCCCCTTCTACTGCCCAGTTCGACACTGACGGTGCCTACGGAGGAAAGATAGATGGAGTAGTCGCTGTCTCACAGTCTGTTGTCATTCGAAGATCCATATacattga GGAAGGCGGGTCTTTAACAATTCAACCTGGTGTGACCCTTCAGTTTCCACTCAACACAGGAATCTACGCCAAAG GAATTCTCAGCGTCGGCAGCCTTGATGGAGAAAAGGCAAGACTTGTTCCCGAATCTAACGCTTGGCGCGGAGTTTACTTCAAACGTT CATCACGTGACCAGGCTAATGACCTCCGTCTAATGGATTCCCAGTATTGGGGAAGCGGACGCGTAGAGATTCTCCGTCAAGGACAATATGGGACTATATGCTCCAAGGACTTTGATGCACTTGATGCGATAGTCGCGTGTAGATCGTTTGGATACAG TCAATTGGATGAtgtggaatttttttcttcGAACAAGCCGGGCTCTGGACCGATCTGGCTCTCCGGCCTGCAGTGCCTAGGAACCGAGAACTCTTTACTTGAATGTCCGCACGACGATGTTGTTAACAGGACGTTGTGTACCCACGCTGAAGATGTGATTGTTTCGTGTTATGGGGGTGTTGACAGAGCATCCAGTGAACTTAACGATT TTTCTCGGCTGCAGAATGTGATGATAAACGACACTGAACACGGACTAAGAATAGATTCCCTGAAAGTCCACATGTCCGAAGTGGAACTTTCCAATACCAAAAGTACAGGAGTCGTAATCACCGCTCCCTACGCCCAGTTTGACTTTGGAGGGTCGGTCATCAGGGACTCGTTATACGatggagttcaaatccaatctTTGGGAAGCAGAGGTGTTGCGAACGTAACTGTGCTTAATAGTGGAAACAATGGAATTCATATTCAGTCAAAGTTCGGACTTGTGAAGGTAGTTCATGTCAATATCTCCAGCAGTTCGTCTGCGGGAATAAATATTAAGTATAGTTATGATCACCTGGTTTCTCAAAGTGTCATTGTTGAAAATTCGATTGTGGAAAATCATCACAACGACGATGGACTAAAAATTAAAACCCAGAGTAACCTGGGTCCATCATTCGTAAATGTACGGGGAAATACCATGAAGAATAACACCGTTGGCTCATTGTCGGTTGAGGTAATCGCTCCTCAACGTTTACAAAGGCCTTTAAACGAAAACAGATCTGTGTCGATTGTCGACAACGTTTTTGAGCACGGTGGACCTGTAGCCGTTTGGGCAGTGAACAACGTGAGTGTGGAGGTAGAAAACAATGAGTTCAAGGCTGGCGGAGACCAGTCAGATTGCCTGCTGCTCGTCAGAGCGGAACTATCAGAGACACAGGCGTCAACTGACAAATGGAGAAAAGTTCATGTAGATGGTAACATATTTAACTCTGTGTCTGGGGAATGTGTGGTGGAACTTCGATCATCGCCGTCTGAAATCTTCTCTGGCGAATTTACCCACAACAACATAACACAAAGTTACTCTAGTTTGGCCACCGTTCGAATTAAATCTGGTAAATACAGGCTGAATGATAACAATTTCGATAACCCCAGATCCAGGTTGGAGGCGTATGTGGAAGTGGAGCACCCCGGTGGCTCTTTAGTTGGATCAATAAATGCTGAGAATAATTGGTGGGGTACAACGGTTTTATCGGAAATTTACGCGCGCGTGTACGACCGAGAAGAAGATCCGGATGTTTACAGCCTCGATGTGCAACCTTTCCAAGGTCACATGATCTTCGACTGCTCAAAGGTTAACAGCTGCAGTGGGAGAGGGGACTGCATTGGACAGAACACATGCGGGTGTCACTCAGGTTGGGCAGGACCGAAGTGTGGAGAGTATGATTGTGCCGATGTCAGCATGTGCCAAGGGCACGGTGATTGCTCCGGTCCTAACAAATGTGACTGTTTTTCTGGATGGTTTGGTACGACGTGTGAGACTCCAATTTGTTCATCGGTAAATAACTGCTCGTCTCAAGGAACGTGTATAAGCCCTAACTCCTGTAGATGTGACAGTGGGTTTCAAGGAGCAAACTGTACCGATGTGGTACCTCCCACTACAATAAGTGATCAATCTGTACCATCTCAAAATCCAACCACAGGAGACTCGATTTCAAAGTGCGAGAGGGCAGTTTTTAACCCTGTGCTGATCTTGGCATCATGTTTGCTTTTAATATTCCTGAAATGA